The following proteins are encoded in a genomic region of Blastopirellula marina:
- a CDS encoding class I SAM-dependent methyltransferase, with the protein MTSRSSKPAWQLPPGVTRGSLDYIESPAIADGYDEDLAFGSDFQFDEETIANFVPSTGLVADLGCGTARALIPLVRRGNRGLAVDLSSEMLRIVAEKARDEKLDIECIQANLVELDAIQDASVDHAICMFSTLGMIKGAENRKKFLDHVHRMLKPGGKFVVHVHNFWFNFFEPSGAYWLASHMIKAKLTKGMERGDKYYRYRGIPNFFLHVFSRGEFKRALKQSGFQIERLVPLRMDRQGELSSAWMLGGWRASGWIALCAK; encoded by the coding sequence ATGACCTCACGTTCTTCCAAACCAGCCTGGCAGCTCCCTCCAGGAGTCACCCGGGGCTCGCTCGATTACATCGAATCTCCTGCGATCGCCGACGGCTACGACGAAGACCTTGCGTTTGGCAGCGACTTTCAATTCGATGAAGAGACGATTGCCAACTTCGTTCCTTCGACCGGACTGGTCGCCGACCTAGGTTGTGGCACCGCCCGCGCCCTGATTCCATTAGTCCGTCGAGGAAATCGGGGCTTGGCCGTTGATCTCTCGTCCGAAATGCTCCGTATCGTCGCTGAGAAGGCCCGTGACGAGAAGTTGGATATCGAATGCATTCAGGCCAATCTGGTCGAACTAGACGCGATCCAAGACGCTTCAGTTGATCATGCTATCTGCATGTTCAGTACGCTCGGCATGATCAAGGGAGCAGAAAACCGTAAGAAGTTTCTGGATCATGTCCACCGCATGCTCAAGCCAGGAGGCAAGTTCGTGGTTCATGTCCACAACTTTTGGTTCAACTTCTTCGAACCAAGCGGGGCGTACTGGCTGGCCTCGCACATGATCAAAGCGAAGCTGACCAAAGGGATGGAGCGGGGCGACAAATATTATCGCTATCGTGGCATCCCCAACTTCTTCCTACACGTTTTTAGCCGCGGTGAATTCAAACGCGCATTAAAGCAGAGCGGTTTCCAGATCGAACGCTTGGTGCCACTTCGCATGGATCGCCAGGGAGAGCTTTCCAGCGCATGGATGCTAGGTGGTTGGCGCGCAAGCGGCTGGATCGCGTTGTGCGCGAAGTAA